A single region of the Manihot esculenta cultivar AM560-2 chromosome 12, M.esculenta_v8, whole genome shotgun sequence genome encodes:
- the LOC122721401 gene encoding uncharacterized protein LOC122721401 translates to MEGSKLPDVSNLESNITPSTITKYISRRYLDTPLYYIRAPLQNERIVLPNPSPSGLIDPQKGRSLVFFLKQRDFSMTFPFTPFFIEVFQYFGITPRMLSPNSILFMSCFESICLSWGFTPTACLFVTFFCLVRAIQNFYYFALRGGLSLFKGYKDSIKGWVESFLVAELRKETDLSWGVGLDWEDVPLGCNDLPQLSLTEQVGYLRLTSVDKKYDVGKCMFVSNLRDIRDTGIVLCPAVLFFSRNWY, encoded by the exons ATGGAAGGTTCTAAACTTCCCGATGTTTCTAATCTTGAGTCAAACATTACTCCCTCTACCATAACTAAGTATATTTCTCGGAGATATTTAGATACTCCGCTTTACTATATTCGAGCTCCTCTGcaaaatgagaggatagttcttccaaacCCTTCCCCTTCCGGTTTGATAGATCCCCAGAAGGGTCGTAGCTTAGTCTTCTTCCTTAAGCAGAGGGACTTCAGTATGACtttcccttttacccctttcttcatcgaggttttcCAATACTTCGGGATAACCCCCCGGATGTTGTCTCCAAATTCTATTTTGTTCATGTCTTGTTTTGAATCTATCtgcttgagttggggttttacacccacggcgTGTCTATTCGTCACTTTCTTCTGTCTCGTTAGGGCGATTcagaatttttactattttgccctCCGTGGTGGATTGTCTCTTTTCAAGGGCTACAAGGACtcaataaagggatgggtagagagttTCCTTGTGGCAGAGCTGAGAAAAGAGACTGACTTGTCGTGGGGAGTGGGGCTAGACTg ggaGGATGTCCCCCTGGGctgcaacgacctgccccaactaagccttaccgagcaggtggggtatcttcgactgacttctgttgacaagaagtatgacgtcgggaagtgtatgttcgtgtctaatcttagggatattcgagatacgggtatagtgctttgtccagCAGTTCTGTTTTTTTCTCGTAACTGGTATTAG